One Symphalangus syndactylus isolate Jambi chromosome 10, NHGRI_mSymSyn1-v2.1_pri, whole genome shotgun sequence genomic region harbors:
- the CALML5 gene encoding calmodulin-like protein 5, with the protein MAGELTPEQEAEYKKAFSTVDKDGNGTINAQELDAALKALGKNLSEAQLKKLISQLDSDGDGEISFQEFLAAVKKARAGLEDLQVAFRAFDQDGDGHITVDELKQAMAGLGQPLPQEELDAMIREADVDQDGRVNYEEFARMLAQE; encoded by the coding sequence ATGGCCGGTGAGCTGACTCCTGAGCAGGAAGCCGAGTACAAAAAGGCCTTCTCCACGGTCGACAAGGATGGAAACGGCACCATCAATGCCCAGGAGCTGGACGCGGCGCTGAAGGCCCTGGGCAAGAACCTCTCGGAGGCCCAGCTAAAGAAACTCATTTCCCAGTTGGACAGCGACGGCGACGGCGAAATCAGCTTCCAGGAGTTCCTGGCGGCGGTGAAGAAGGCCAGGGCCGGCCTGGAGGACCTGCAGGTCGCCTTCCGCGCCTTCGACCAGGACGGCGACGGCCACATCACCGTGGACGAGCTCAAGCAGGCCATGGCGGGGCTGGGGCAGCCGCTGCCGCAGGAGGAGCTGGACGCCATGATCCGCGAGGCCGACGTGGACCAGGACGGGCGGGTGAACTACGAGGAGTTCGCGAGGATGCTCGCCCAGGAGTGA